The DNA sequence CGCGGCGGGCCATCCCCTTGTCTGTGATCCGGCGACCCTGATCGTCCCGGGAAATCGCAACGCTAATTCCCGCCCGGCGACAGCCCGCGGAGGAGTTCGACCGGGGAGCGGCTAAAGCACGCCCTCTGCCTCCGGAACGCCACCATGTTTTGGGGACTCCTTTTTCTTATTTTCAGAATAATGCACCTTTCTTCCTCGGAACCATCCGGGGTTCGATTTCCGTCTGCGACCCGGTTCTCCGGTCGGTCGTGCTCTCCTACCAACAAAAAAAGACCGCCTCTTTCGGGCGGCCTGGGACTACTGACATCCCGATCGTCCGATAAGGGGATGCGCCGCGATCCACAAAGGAGCATTTGGCGCACCCTCTCCTTTTCCTTTTCAAACAATTGATTTCTCCGCGAAGGCGGCTGTCCGTTTGCGACGGCTTCTCCCGCCAGCGTTAAAGATCGGCGGTTTTCTCCTTCATCCGGCGGATCAGTTCGCGGACGGGCGTCAGCGAAACATGGGGAAAAAGCTCCTTCATGGCTTCGGGGTCCACCACGGCATCCTGTCCGACCATGTCCCGAAAGATTTCCCGTGAAAGCATCCGGCCGGGAAACAGACGGGATCCGAGCCACAATCCCGCCTCGGCCAAGGAAGTCGGAATCGCCCATTCCTTGAAGGGCTTCCCCCGTTCCTCGCCGGCCAGCCGAATCCAGTCGGAGGGGGAAAGGGCCCCCGGCCCGCCGATATCCACGGTCCGCCCGCGAACGCGCGGGTTGAGGGAAGCGTCGATCAGGCACCCGGCCACGTCGTCGCTGGCGATCGGGCTGTTCCGGAAAGATGGGAGCGCGTGCGGAATCCCCGGAGCCTTTTCCCACCAGTGGATGGCCGGGATTTGGCAGTAAAATCTCCTGCCGGGATGAATGATGACGGATGAGCGCAAAATGGTATGGGATATGCCTGACCGGCGGATGGATTCCTCCGCCCGCCACTTCGCTCGAAACAGAGCTGACCGGGCCTCCGGCGATGCGTACATGCACGAGAGGTAGGTGATATAGGCGACCGACTCCCGCTTGCAGGCTTCAATCAGGTGTCGGACGCCCTCTACCTCCACCTGGTCGATATCCTCCGGCTTGCCGGGACGGACTGGGGAAATCCCCGCCGCCCAGATCACCTGGTGAACGCCGCGGACCGCTTCAGCCAAGGAATCGGGATTTCTCACATCCCCCGCAACCAGCCGAATCCGGGACAAAACGGGGGCCAACCGGCGGATGGACGAATCGGGGCGCACCAAAGCGCGAACCGGTCGGCCCCGTTCCACCAACTGAACGACGACCCGGCTTCCCACCCGACCGCTGCCGCCGATCACCAAGCAGGTTCCCGGAACTCCTCCCGCGTCGTAGGACGAATACCCACGCATCGGATCATCTCCCGTTTTGAGATTGAGACGAGGGAGACGGAGCGGGAATTCCCTCTCCTGCTATCCCTGAACCAATTTGACTTTGGCAAAGCGGCGCTTCCCGACCTGGACCACCATCCCGTCGGTCACGGGAAGTTCCGCGTCCGTGTCGGTCACCTTCTCCCCGTCGATCCGGACGGCCGACTGCTGGATGAAACGCCGCGCCTCCCCGTTGGAGTTGACAAGTCCCAGGCGGTTCAGCAGACGAACGATCCACATCTTTCCTTCCTTCAATTCGGAAGGGGAAATCTCCACCTCATCCATCTCCTCCGGCAGCTTTCCCTGCTGGAAGACGGTGCGGAAATGGCGCTCCGCTTCATCGGCGGCCTCCTGTCCGTGATACATCCGGACGAAGGTGTGAGCCAGGCGCATCTTGGCGTCCCGGGGATGGAGCGTGCCCTTCTCCAGCCCTTCCTTTACCCGATTCAACTCCTCCAGGGACAAATCGGTGGCCAGTTCGTAATACTTCACCATCAGCTCATCGGGAATCGACATCGTCTTGCCGTACATCTCATTCGGCGGCTCGTCGATGCCGATGTAATTGCCCAGACTCTTGCTCATCTTTTTGACCCCGTCCAGCCCCTCGAGGAGCGGCATCATCATGATGACCTGTTCCGGCTGGCCGTACTCCCGCTGCAGCTGGCGACCCATGAGCAGGTTGAACTTCTGATCGGTTCCTCCCATCTCCACATCGCTCTTCAGGGCGACGGAATCGTAACCCTGCATCAAGGGATAGAAAAACTCGTGGACGCTGATGGCCTGACCGCTGTGGTACCGCTTGGCGAAATCATCCCGCTCCAGCATGCGTGCCACCGTGCACTTGGCGGCCAGTTCCGTCACTTCCATGAAAGTGAGGGGTTTCAGCCACGTGCTGTTGAAATGAACCTCCGTCCGATCGGGGGAGAGAATTTTGAACAACTGCCGGGTGTAGGTCTCCGCGTTGGCCTTCACCTCCTCCTCCGACAATTGGCGACGCGTCTCCGATTTTCCCGTGGGATCGCCGATCCGCCCGGTGAAGTCGCCGATCACCAGCTGAACGATATGCCCCAGCTCCTGAAACTGGCGCAACTTGTGAAGCACCACCGTGTGACCGATGTGAATGTCCGGCGCCGAGGGATCCAACCCCAGCTTCACCTTGAGGGGCTTGCCCGTCTCGATGGAGCGGCGCAGTTTCTCGGCCAGGTCCTCCTCGGGGATGATCTCCGCCGCTCCCCGGCGAAGTACGGCCAGCTGGCGCTCCACCTCCTTCCGCACCTCCGGTCGAATCTCGGTTTCCATCGACAAGTGGAATCACCTTCCCTCCGTTGTTTTGAATCGTCTCGGGGGCCGATCGGCC is a window from the Planifilum fimeticola genome containing:
- the tyrS gene encoding tyrosine--tRNA ligase, producing METEIRPEVRKEVERQLAVLRRGAAEIIPEEDLAEKLRRSIETGKPLKVKLGLDPSAPDIHIGHTVVLHKLRQFQELGHIVQLVIGDFTGRIGDPTGKSETRRQLSEEEVKANAETYTRQLFKILSPDRTEVHFNSTWLKPLTFMEVTELAAKCTVARMLERDDFAKRYHSGQAISVHEFFYPLMQGYDSVALKSDVEMGGTDQKFNLLMGRQLQREYGQPEQVIMMMPLLEGLDGVKKMSKSLGNYIGIDEPPNEMYGKTMSIPDELMVKYYELATDLSLEELNRVKEGLEKGTLHPRDAKMRLAHTFVRMYHGQEAADEAERHFRTVFQQGKLPEEMDEVEISPSELKEGKMWIVRLLNRLGLVNSNGEARRFIQQSAVRIDGEKVTDTDAELPVTDGMVVQVGKRRFAKVKLVQG
- a CDS encoding SDR family oxidoreductase; this translates as MRGYSSYDAGGVPGTCLVIGGSGRVGSRVVVQLVERGRPVRALVRPDSSIRRLAPVLSRIRLVAGDVRNPDSLAEAVRGVHQVIWAAGISPVRPGKPEDIDQVEVEGVRHLIEACKRESVAYITYLSCMYASPEARSALFRAKWRAEESIRRSGISHTILRSSVIIHPGRRFYCQIPAIHWWEKAPGIPHALPSFRNSPIASDDVAGCLIDASLNPRVRGRTVDIGGPGALSPSDWIRLAGEERGKPFKEWAIPTSLAEAGLWLGSRLFPGRMLSREIFRDMVGQDAVVDPEAMKELFPHVSLTPVRELIRRMKEKTADL